Part of the Chloroflexota bacterium genome is shown below.
TGCTAGCCGGAACTGGCATAGCGACCATGCTCACGGCGGGATTTCTCTTGGGTAGCCTCACCGTGGGGCCCGTCTTTGCCCAAACTCCGCCCACCACTCCTCCGGCACAGACCCAGGTGGACGAGCAACAGCCGCAGTACACAGGTTCTATCAAGGTAAACGACGCCCAATACGAGGGCATGAGTGAGGCTGATGAGGCTGCTGCATTGCAGAGCAAGGCCACCATCAGCGCTGCCAACGCGGAAGCGGCTGCTGTTGCGGCTAACCCTGGCGCCAGCGTCGTCAAGACTGAGCTTGATAACGAGAATGGCGTGCTGGTGTATAGTGTAGAGCTGAGCAACGGTAAGGACGTGAAGGTAGACGCCGGCACGGCGAAAGTACTCCACACAGAAGCAGGTGGGCTTGACCGTGGAGGTGAAGTCCACGAGCAAAAGACGGTCGAAGGCTAGAACAAGCCAGCAT
Proteins encoded:
- a CDS encoding PepSY domain-containing protein, encoding MLAGTGIATMLTAGFLLGSLTVGPVFAQTPPTTPPAQTQVDEQQPQYTGSIKVNDAQYEGMSEADEAAALQSKATISAANAEAAAVAANPGASVVKTELDNENGVLVYSVELSNGKDVKVDAGTAKVLHTEAGGLDRGGEVHEQKTVEG